From the genome of Bacteroidota bacterium, one region includes:
- a CDS encoding adenine phosphoribosyltransferase, translating into MKESQTLVASIRSVPDFPKKGIVFRDITTLLMNKEAYRMYIDILYDRYRDQRIDKVVGIESRGFVAGGALAYRLGAGFVPVRKPGKLPAEKIRQEYQLEYGTDAVEIHRDAIAKGERVLMHDDLLATGGTIEAACKLVEQLGGKIISLSFLIELSFLNPRKRLSQYDIFSLISYDSE; encoded by the coding sequence ATGAAGGAATCCCAGACTCTGGTTGCCTCGATTCGAAGTGTTCCCGATTTCCCTAAAAAAGGAATTGTCTTTCGTGATATTACGACGCTTCTGATGAACAAAGAAGCGTATCGCATGTATATCGATATTTTATATGATCGGTACAGGGATCAGCGCATCGATAAAGTAGTAGGAATAGAATCGCGCGGATTTGTTGCCGGGGGAGCGCTTGCATACAGGCTTGGCGCGGGATTCGTTCCCGTGAGAAAGCCGGGGAAACTCCCAGCGGAGAAGATCCGACAGGAATACCAGCTTGAGTACGGGACCGACGCTGTCGAAATTCACCGGGATGCGATCGCAAAGGGGGAGAGGGTCCTGATGCACGACGACCTGCTTGCGACGGGAGGGACCATCGAAGCAGCATGCAAATTAGTGGAACAATTAGGGGGAAAGATCATCTCCCTTTCATTCCTCATCGAGCTTTCTTTTTTGAATCCGCGAAAACGTCTTTCGCAATACGACATCTTCTCGCTTATTTCGTACGACAGCGAATAA